ttgggtgcggtctaacacatttgttggataCTATCAAAGCATTCTAGACATAGATGTGCTGCACATTGTCAGAAAGCTTGTCTGATTTGCAGGTTATGAGTCCTCCaataggataatgacccaaaacgcacAGCTAAAAATATCAAAGAATGGCTAACAGAAAAGCATTAGACTATTAGCCCTAATTTAAACTGAACATCTGTGAAAGGAGATGAAACATGCAGTCTAGATAAGGCACCCTAGAAGTATGAGACAGCTAGAGCAATTTTCTCacaagtgggccaaaatacctgtggacAGGTGCTGAAGCCTCATTGATAGTTACATAAAAAAATTTTTGCAGTGAtttcctcaaaaggttgtgcaacagaaGATTAAActaaacctgtcaccaggaataatagatatgcggttaatctgcaggttaacagcgttcgtTATGATACTGTCCGGCGCCTGCATGCAGCCGAATGCAgtagggagaaaatgatctttattctccccaccagcattcggtattcagtaATGGGAGGCGGCGACGGcactggttcagtcactgctctgagtgaACAGAGAAGTGCTGCAACCGCGCCCCTGGCCCTGACTAACACTGGCTCGGCATTGCGGCTGGTTGTTAGTCAGAGCAGGGGGCGATTACAGTGTCCGCACTGTATTCTCAAAGTGGTGACTGAACCAGGGTGGCCCCTGCCTCTATGACTGAATACTGAATGCTGGCGGGGAGAATACAGAtcattttctccccgctgcatGGCTGCGTGCAGGCGCCGAACAGCATAATAAAGctgttagcctgcagattaactgcatatctgcaggctaacagcattattcctggtgacaagttccctttaagttaagGATACCATCATTTTTGTTCAGGCTATTTTTATTAGTTGAACCAAATTTTCTGTTAAACCACAATTCAAaaccaatgtctgattttcattagttggTATTCACTAAATTTACAAAGAAAATTATTTTTGTCAGTTTCAGGTTATTTCAGTAATTATTGTGGGTTtgtcttatttatttatataaatttATGAGTAGCTTTGAAAAGGAGAGGGACACAAACATTTTTTTGCACAGGGACCCCAAGTTGTCTGTGTCTGTTCCTGGTTGAATGCATATTACTATTCATCTTCACTCGAGGCACCTTGGGCTTTATTTACATCCTTGAGCATGTGGAAAaggactcattcagacatccatatcAATCGGACATTTCTATGAAACTGTCATGCTCAGATCAGGAGACCCCCGGCCATACAATCTCAGACTGATTTGCGcagatgtctgaatgagtcctAAGTCTGTGAGGTTGGCACATAAAGAGCTGCAATTTTCCACCCTTTAAAAGATTGGTAAAATTGGATTAGGTTCAGACCTCAAGGACCCtgtaaaagaatatatatatattcattttaaAGAGTGAGTGTCTTAGAGTCCAAAGTAAATTTTTCTGAAAATTGTCTTGTATTTTTTCTATTTCTCctttatctttttttcacaaacTCTCCAAGGTTGGCTACGTTCTTGGATTCCAGCAGCAAAATGTTGCCACTACTATTCTTTCTTTCCATACTTTTGTCTGACAAAAGTATATAATTTTAACTATAGAAGTTTACTATTCCTTTAGAGATGTCACAAGAGGGGTTATTCCCTTTTAGATAATGTTCGACCACAGCTGCAGTTTGTTAAAAAATAATGAACTGGGTGGTAGTCTCCTTACCCTGGTCCACCGGTGAGTATCCACCACCACTATTCCCAGTGTCTGGCATTGGTTGCTGTGCTGACGTCACAATGTACAGTTAACTGATTGGCTATTAATGTGGCATTAGTGCTGCAACCAATGGCAGACACTGGGAGTAGCGGCGGCAGCTCACtggtggacctggagaaggtgagtATGGTGTACTTTGTTagagttctttcacacttcagttgtgtggcgtcagttaggtccgacatcgtggcggatcgacggatccgtcaaatttggtggaaaaacggttctaacggatccgtttttttgacggatcagctgccccgatccgtttaaaaaacggatccgttagaaccgttgcgaccgtttttacatccgttgtaaccgttttttgacggatccgttttttaaaaggggaggatttcaatgtgattggctactggatactactgcaaaactatatatagcgtgtatttacaccacatctttgaaaggttgtagagaaagtggcagaaatggaaggagtcctggcgaacattgcaaagatctatgcggattttacttttgaggcaaatcagttggcagtcagcgttcgagagagggaggaacaaagactgcgcatcctacggcagcggcggaagagaaggctgtggatccatcccatcacagcacaacgtatgacccgtggtgtttattccacgctttacatggaactaagggaaaaccctcaaaagttcttcaattatgtgaggatgagagctgaaaatttcgagtttttattgggctatgtggaagactgtatacgtagacgagacacccagatgcgattctcaatatcaccagcagagcgtctcatggtgactattcggtaagtaatttttttttttttaaatgattctcattcatcagacttataactgtaatgttgttttttgaattttttttattaattattgtcttttcgttttgttaacagattccttgcaactggagagtcgttctcatccctccattttcagtatcgacttgggatatccaccatctcggggatcatcagagatacctgccgggcattgtgggagtgcctacaagtggaatacatcccagagccatcacaggagaggtggctggagatcgcccaaacttttcatcaaatttgccagtttccaaattgtgttggagcagttgatggaaagcacatacggatcgtcaaaccttcaggctctggatcacagttttataactataagaagtacttctctattgtgttgatggccatagccgatgcacaatgcaagttcatcgctgttgatatcggtgcgtatggacgcgcaaatgattcacaaatctttaaaaattcaccaatggggcgccgtttatatggagagacatttgattttccgccccctagacctctccctggaaccactggtccaccattaccatttgtttgtgttggagatgatgccttccagctttccccacacttgctgaaaccctttggaagtagtggactgacccagaggaaaaaaatttacaattaccgcttaaccagagcacgaagagtagtggaatgtgcttttggcatcttaactgccaaatggagagtcctgctaactgcaattaaactgcagactgaaactgtcgatgatgtggtcaaagcgtgcgttgtcctgcacaattttgttttatcaaaagaacaagtttccctggaggataatgtttctgaaagcaccttacgggattaccaaaaccccacttttcgcagtccagtagcagtctccagaatgcgggacagttttgcagactacttcatgtctcctgcaggatcagttgactggcagtatgaaatggtgtaaaaatttttttctttttacacttgtaaaaataccattttttgtttgcttacaaaatctttgtactttaatgcagcattgtatgttttgcaacggtaccctttaaacactgttattgttactattgccataaccttggtgatttaaaaactttacaaaaaaaaagagaaagacaataaaattgtttttaaaccaaaaaactgtttatttatttacagattctcatagtttggggtggagatagtagcggaggggctgacagggcggaccacgtcaagagtgggggacaggacatcacggggaggaacagaagtagaatgggtggtgaaaacatgaggttgtgtagagagttgaggtgcagatgtggtgtgtgggaggtatgaaggtgttggtgggattgggaacggagaagttaaaggggaagaatggaagggggacggtaaaaactgggaaagactaaggggggaaggaacaaatgacgaaggagtagaatggacgggaggaggacggacaggaggaggacggacgggaggatagacggtggattgagaggggaaaggtgttgacacatgaagggtaggtggaggggcatgggacatcgcctgcgctagagcagtgtggcagccttgcatcacatgcatctgcaggtcaggagttagattttccatgtgcctgaggaccgactgaaaaaaacagtgccttggtgactgatttgcatctgattgcatcctatcaagacgactgctgagttcaagtatgcttttgttaagcatattgtacccagcagacgtttgctcactcaaaagcttgatggcactgtgaaaggatgcattcagctgcaaaaagtcaggcgcatagctcctttcctgacctctctggcgctgccgtcctgaccacaaagttggtctagatgttgcggcagtggcagaggggtggggtaaagggaactctaactcatcacctgcagcttcaagtgacgaagtccgccctgctgctccagcgctggtggatgaggctgagggatcaaacgaaagggaaggtgcagaaacagaggggtcgacgtggtccccggtggcggactcttgagggatcgctccagaggggtgcaactctgatgcaggctcccgagtgctgcagaaagtgctgttaaagaagaaaaaaaaaattagtatctggatattacaattgcccttgctgcaaaaaaaattgaaggttacacatttttacagtttgactgaaaatatgtggtgttgaatatttaccttctgctcagcagcgtcgaccggaggaacgacagggctctggcatgtttgtatctgctcctgcgtcctctagatccactcggggcctgcatctccttattaaactccctcttgaagcgatccctgagtgaccgccaccgcacgataatcctgttacctggaaagagaaagcaaaaattggttactatacaccacattaaatcatgctaacataaggttatgaagtgtgaatacttacgcgctagatcctgggccccagcatcgagttcctcccagttatccataacagcactgcacacttcctcccatagccgtcgggtgattaactggtcagcatggcggcggtccgacatgttccacagcggctcccgactttgtactgcttcgatgagggtgttcacatcgatgccctcctcttcatcatcttgttcgggagcacgctgtgaagcctaacaaaaagataagaataaaaagggaaagattacaacacatgaattttacattttactaaacaccaaaccaaaaaggaacttactcttcggcgaccgccgcgattatcattccgacgactatgggaggtgctttgaggaactctacgtcgagccccggattgtgaagactaatttaaaaaaaaaaataaaattaataatgttctttgatcgaggcatatgtattgtgtgctgtgctgaatgtttgtgttgggtgtagtgcattgtatgtgaggatcggtctgttcaaaacttacactatgcgctcccgctccttgtatttctccaccctgtccgtctccttctgttagcccctctgcttcatattcctgtgaatacataataaacacataaaggcttaaaatacaattgccattgttgcaccaaaataaaaaatttatgaagaaaaaaaattaacacctcagtttgctgatgatgtgctggggggctctcagaagaagacattatgatcttgcgtctatcttgggttggtcggtcccttgcttgggtcctcttggtccctagaatctgtaagcataaagggagttctaagctactatacaaaaggatagatagatagatgcagctttcaggactttacacttacatctgtttccaaaacttggggcttgcgtatagcttgggtcggtcggtcccttgcttgggtcctcttggtccctagaatctgcaagcataaagagagttctaagctactatacaaaaggatagatgcagctgtagggactttacacttacaactttaaaaaaaaaatggggagcctgcttgtgtacgtcttgggtcagtacctactacagtacctacagtgccaacttatttttgatttcccccaccacaaaagaaaaaaaaaattctaccgtcaaacttgatgcacaagctgccaaaccctctacctcctgtttccccacaaaaaaaaccccaaaaaatccctttaaaacaacaccaaaactacttagaacttgatatgcgcaatgcgcatgctggtaaaacccacctaaacaaagtttaaccttataaaaaatgttcctcattcgaaattaaaataccaatccccaaaattgttaattatgattaccctacagtttgtattttctaaaaccagataacatattctatagcaaagatttgcattacacatttgtatatataacctttactgcatgtttacccaatattatatttatcttgaaatgagactactgacagttttgtgaaatttttattactatattttttaaaattttctttttttagggtacagtaggagctacactgctctttatttgaaatacaagtacattatggaaaacaacaaagatgcagaacacatcacacatcatttatacacacacacaaaacaaattttacaccacagctattcaaaataccagcatagtatgaaaaacatataaacagggcaggcaggcacacgcacgcacgcacacacagccaccttctgtctgtccctcggcactctgcttctctgccctgtgtaagcacagcggccagaaagcagagtggtgacgtcaccgctgtgctctgctttatggctggctggcgctcacaatgcagagaagcacagcacggggacagacagcggaatttacctttttttttttacttttacactggtaaccagggtaaacatcgggttactaagcgcggctctgcagttagtaacccgatgtttactctggttaccggcatcgttggtcgctggagagctgtctgtgtgacagctctccagcaaccaaacagcgacgctgcagcgatccggatcgttgtcggtatcgctgcagcgtgtgacggtacctttagtaaatacatcaaaaatcaacattaaccaatatggcattgacaaatgcacatgcaaccaacaagatgcacacaaacatacctgcaagcagagtcataacgcaagcataacacatgaacaggcgtaatattgacgaaggcataataaggtgcaggcacatgaacacatacatacaaaagcacacagcagtacaaaaatacacacacacacggccatcagtcctccggctggagcttgatgtcttcacagtggcaggcctcggggtggatctggactgtagcagggcactggctgttgcaggacgacggcaggcctcaggttggattcaggttttaaaagctcttgctgtactcagtacgtcatacacaaatgcgcacacacacacacacacacacacacacacacacacacacacacacacatgcacgctggatgtcagtactcacatggctgtctcaggcagggtctggctggcacggcctctctggctggctggcagggcctctctggctggctggcagggcctctctggctggctggcagggcctggctggcaaggtcttgcttgcagggtctggcagtgtgtctctggctggcagggcctctctggctggcagggcctctctggctagctggcagggcctctctggctggctggcaaggtcttgctggcagggtctggctgggtctctcttgcattgaagggtctgtcttgctagtacatttgggaatgacctgtcctctttatatagtttttgggttgtctgggcaaagtatccactttttggagcatgctcaatcaaaaaaagcggattgaggcgacggatccgccaaaaagcggatcgcgacggatccgtcgcccataggcgcccattctaaaaaaaggcggacacgacggatccgccgcggtccgccttttcggcggcgccaaaaaacgttacaaagtccgtcaatgtctagacaacgtccgccaaatatcgacggatccgtcgcatggcggatggaacggacggccatccgccacaatccgtctctaatgcaagtcaatgggaaaatagcggatccgccaaaaaaaaatggcggatccgccatttcacgaaaatggcggtttttgactgacgccgaaagactgaagtgtgaaagaggccttattcttTAACCAACTGAAGCTGGTGcccaacatagttacatagttacatattcATAAAAAAGGAACAGCACCACACTTCTACTTAtctctgggtgcaaagcctccaggcaACCTGTCCACTGGGTTATCCAAAGTCCATAAAattcaaaaaagaaggcagcactccatttttcttaataaatgtgcaggatttaatcagacccacatgtctgtgcgcacagacatgtgggtctgattaaatccTACACATTTATTAagaaaaatggagtgctgccttctttttttaattttatacatagttacatagttattaaggctgaaggaagactttaagtccatctagttcaacccatagcctaacctaacatgccctaacatgttgatccagaggaaggcaaaaaaaacccatgtggcaaagagtaagctccacattggggaaaaaaattccttcccgactccacatacggcaatgagactagttccctggatcaacgccctatcaaggaatctagtatatataacctgtaacattatactttttaagaaaggtatccagtcccctcttaacttttagtaatgaatcactcattacaacatcatatggcagagagttccatagtcttgctgctcttacagtaaagaatctgcgtctgttattatgcttaaaccttctttcctccagacttagaggatgcccccttgtccctgtctcaggtctatgattaaaaagatcattataaaggtctttgtactgtcccctcatatatttatacattaaaataagatcaccccttagtcttcgttttttcaaactaaattgcccaaagtgtaataacctatcttggtattgcagacccccagtcctctaataaccttggtcgctcttctctgcacctgctctagttcagctatgcctTTCTCAtagaccggagaccagaactgtacacagtattctaagtgtggtcgaactagtgacttgtatagaggtaaaattatgttctcctcatgagcatctatgcctcttttaatgcatcccattattttatttgcctttgcagcagctgcctgaaactggccactaaatgtgagtttgtcatccactcatacaccaaggtctttttcattgacggttttgcccagtgttttacaattaagcacatagttatacatcttatttcttctgcccaagtgcatgaccttacatttatccccattaaagctcatttgccatttatcagcccaagcttctagtttacataaatccttctgtaatataaaattgtcctcctctgtattgattaccctgcagagtttagtgttatctgcaaatattgaaattctgctctgtatgccccctacaaggtcattgataaatatgttaaaaaggagaggacccaatactgacccctgtggtaccccactgctaaccgtgacccagtccgagtgtgctccattaataatcactctttgtttcctatccctgagccagctcttaaccaacttacacatattttcccctatccccgttgttctcattttatgtatcaaccttttgtgtggcaccgtatcaaaagcttttgaaaagtccatatacactacatccactgcgtttacttggtccagtccggaatgtaccttttcatagaaattgatcagatttgtctgacaggaacggtccctagtaaacccatgttgatattgggtcatgaggttattcttcctcagatactccagtatagcatcccttagaatgccctccaggattttacccacagtagaggttaagcttactggcctataatttccgagttcagtttttgtcccatttttgaatattggcaccacatttgctatacgccagtcctgtggtaataataataatatagtgacAAACACAGAGAATTGGCGTTAAGCCAAATCTTTAAGAAATTGTGCGCTGCTTAAGTGTAGGTAAATGCACTTACTGGGTGTTGGAGCAGGAGAGATCGCACAGAATGAAGAGTGCCAGTCGTCCTTACAATTGGTAAGTCAGGGCTGCGTCTTAAGGGCTGAGGGGTGGTGCCGCGGCTGATCCGGCTAGAGAAGTCTCTGCTCACTTAGCGATAGGTGTGAGCGACAACCGC
This region of Ranitomeya imitator isolate aRanImi1 chromosome 1, aRanImi1.pri, whole genome shotgun sequence genomic DNA includes:
- the LOC138676606 gene encoding uncharacterized protein yields the protein MSSSESPPAHHQQTEEYEAEGLTEGDGQGGEIQGAGAHSSSQSGARRRVPQSTSHSRRNDNRGGRRRASQRAPEQDDEEEGIDVNTLIEAVQSREPLWNMSDRRHADQLITRRLWEEVCSAVMDNWEELDAGAQDLARNRIIVRWRSLRDRFKREFNKEMQAPSGSRGRRSRYKHARALSFLRSTLLSRSTFCSTREPASELHPSGAIPQESATGDHVDPSVSAPSLSFDPSASSTSAGAAGRTSSLEAAGDELEFPLPHPSATAATSRPTLWSGRQRQRGQERSYAPDFLQLNASFHSAIKLLSEQTSAGYNMLNKSILELSSRLDRMQSDANQSPRHCFFQSVLRHMENLTPDLQMHVMQGCHTALAQAMSHAPPPTLHVSTPFPSQSTVYPPVRPPPVRPPPVHSTPSSFVPSPLSLSQFLPSPFHSSPLTSPFPIPPTPSYLPHTTSAPQLSTQPHVFTTHSTSVPPRDVLSPTLDVVRPVSPSATISTPNYENL
- the LOC138676615 gene encoding uncharacterized protein, whose protein sequence is MEGVLANIAKIYADFTFEANQLAVSVREREEQRLRILRQRRKRRLWIHPITAQRMTRGVYSTLYMELRENPQKFFNYVRMRAENFEFLLGYVEDCIRRRDTQMRFSISPAERLMVTIRFLATGESFSSLHFQYRLGISTISGIIRDTCRALWECLQVEYIPEPSQERWLEIAQTFHQICQFPNCVGAVDGKHIRIVKPSGSGSQFYNYKKYFSIVLMAIADAQCKFIAVDIGAYGRANDSQIFKNSPMGRRLYGETFDFPPPRPLPGTTGPPLPFVCVGDDAFQLSPHLLKPFGSSGLTQRKKIYNYRLTRARRVVECAFGILTAKWRVLLTAIKLQTETVDDVVKACVVLHNFVLSKEQVSLEDNVSESTLRDYQNPTFRSPVAVSRMRDSFADYFMSPAGSVDWQYEMV